One Elgaria multicarinata webbii isolate HBS135686 ecotype San Diego chromosome 7, rElgMul1.1.pri, whole genome shotgun sequence DNA window includes the following coding sequences:
- the LOC134401087 gene encoding protein-glutamine gamma-glutamyltransferase 5-like, whose translation MCLVSCDCTKSQHLGDFYVLFNPWCSDDPVYLDKQDQREEYVLNEHGIIFQGLPKHITAQPWHFGQFQDDILDICLKILDTSTNFLRDPGMDCACRNDPVYISRVLNAMIGCHKKKSILKLPSSNNYLHGLNPSVWNGSVPILRQWNQGKCKPIKYGHCGTFASVLCTVMRCLGIPSRVVTGFYCSLNAADPLSVQEVFDYTGKTLNGKEHTWIYHCWNESWMVRKDINQSGSDWQYLDPTPVETSKGLVCSGPIWVKSIRDGDVDIDSDGHHVFCMLNSRSAAWVSQGKGKKTKLHCDSWPCGQCISTKTVGRDLREDVTDAYKHELGSVQEKKAFYKACRKINSRYLNAPNSEIDKDIASHRNKSLKDAGITMKFKMANCPLYGQDVQIKWVLENLCNETQDKKFNLCAQGMMHNGCSLDQLWKESMHVMLGPKEVKTIPIDIPYKDYRSHLCDHNIMRVVAVSMPGPKGETIMVERDVLIDGLPIEIKILDRPKLNAPCSTEVTFSNPLKEDLRNCVLNLEGYGLFGEPITTELGTLAANHKAQTSVEFTPNRHGRHQFIASISCDNFCNCKGYASVDMGNLPTTSGEGGA comes from the exons ATGTGTCTGGTGTCATGTGATTGCACAAAATCCCAACATCTGGGAGACTTTTATGTCCTCTTCAATCCTTGGTGCTCTG ATGACCCTGTGTATTTAGACAAACAAGATCAGAGAGAAGAGTATGTCCTGAATGAGCATGGGATTATATTCCAGGGTCTTCCCAAACACATAACTGCTCAACCATGGCATTTTGGACAG TTCCAAGATGATATTCTGGATATCTGCCTGAAAATTCTGGACACAAGTACAAACTTCCTGCGTGATCCTGGCATGGACTGTGCCTGTCGTAATGACCCTGTGTACATCAGCAGGGTGTTGAATGCTATG ATCGGTTGTCATAAGAAGAAAAGCATCCTGAAACTTCCATCCAGTAATAATTACCTGCATGGACTCAATCCTTCAGTATGGAATGGAAGTGTCCCTATCCTTCGGCAGTGGAACCAGGGCAAATGTAAACCCATCAAGTATGGACACTGTGGGACTTTTGCTTCTGTATTGTGTACAG TTATGAGGTGCTTGGGAATCCCAAGCCGAGTTGTCACAGGCTTCTATTGTTCTTTGAATGCTGCTGACCCTCTCAGCGTCCAGGAGGTTTTTGACTATACAGGCAAAACTTTAAATGGCAAAGAACATACCTG GATATATCACTGCTGGAATGAATCTTGGATGGTCAGAAAAGATATAAATCAATCTGGGAGTGATTGGCAATACCTGGATCCAACACCTGTAGAGACTAGTAAAG GGTTAGTGTGCAGCGGTCCTATTTGGGTCAAAAGCATCAGAGATGGAGATGTGGATATTGACTCTGATGGCCACCATGTATTTTGTATGTTAAATTCAAGGAGTGCTGCTTGGGTTTCTCAAGGCAAAGGCAAGAAGACAAAACTTCACTGTGATAGCTGGCCTTGTGGGCAATGTATCAGCACCAAGACTGTTGGTAGGGATCTACGTGAAGATGTCACTGATGCTTATAAGCATGAATTGG GTTCTGTGCAAGAGAAAAAAGCCTTCTACAAAGCTTGCAGAAAAATTAATTCTCGTTACCTCAATGCTCCAAATTCTGAGATTGATAAAGATATAGCATCCCACAGAAACAAAAGCCTGAAAGACGCTGGGATTACAATGAAATTTAAGATGGCTAATTGTCCTTTATATGGTCAAGATGTTCAAATAAAGTGGGTGCTTGAAAACCTCTGTAATGAGACCCAAGACAAGAAATTTAACCTTTGCGCTCAGGGAATGATGCACAATGGATGTTCATTGGATCAGCTCTGGAAAGAGAGTATGCATGTCATGCTCGGCCCAAAAGAAg TGAAAACAATCCCGATAGACATACCATACAAAGATTATAGATCTCACCTTTGTGATCATAATATTATGAGAGTGGTTGCAGTCTCAATGCCAGGGCCTAAAGGGGAAACCATTATGGTGGAGAGAGATGTCTTGATTGACGGTCTACCCATTGAGATAAAG atttTAGACCGTCCCAAGCTGAATGCACCATGCTCTACAGAAGTCACCTTCTCTAATCCCCTCAAGGAGGACCTCAGGAATTGTGTGCTGAACCTGGAAGGCTATGGACTGTTTGGTGAACCAATCACTACTGA ATTGGGAACACTGGCTGCTAATCACAAGGCACAAACGTCTGTAGAGTTTACTCCCAACCGGCATGGCAGACACCAATTCATCGCCAGCATCAGCTGTGATAACTTCTGCAATTGCAAAGGGTATGCCAGTGTAGATATGGGCAATctgccaacaacatctggagaaggaGGTGCATGA